One genomic region from Xenopus laevis strain J_2021 chromosome 2L, Xenopus_laevis_v10.1, whole genome shotgun sequence encodes:
- the gcg.2.L gene encoding pro-glucagon: MIYLAGAVILIMAHPTLQVLIRDSSDETRWQEYQSQIFTSNIKRHSEGTFSSDLTRYLDKMKAKDFVQWLMNKRFSSSKRSVSDDLKETRFVPDISLFRFIQLEKRRPQG; encoded by the exons ATGATATATCTTGCCGGAGCAGTTATTCTGATAATGGCTCACCCCACCCTTCAGGTTCTGATAAGGGATTCTTCTGATGAAACAAG GTGGCAGGAATATCAGTCTCAGATCTTTACATCAAATATAAAACGGCACTCTGAAGGAACCTTCTCCAGTGACTTAACCAGATACCTGGACAAAATGAAAGCCAAGGATTTTGTGCAGTGGCTGATGAACAAGCGATTCAG CTCCAGTAAAAGATCTGTTAGTGATGATCTAAAGGAAACAAGGTTTGTGCCAGATATATCTTTGTTTAG GTTCATACAGCTGGAGAAGAGAAGACCTCAGGGTTAG